Proteins co-encoded in one Dreissena polymorpha isolate Duluth1 chromosome 12, UMN_Dpol_1.0, whole genome shotgun sequence genomic window:
- the LOC127853188 gene encoding uncharacterized protein LOC127853188 isoform X5: protein MIGFVILVFLEIQCVLLKHGSTATTFKATTSAPTTASYISVAEAVTQDTTSSPPTAFNTTTTKAENPGITTPATTTTTNITTTESETYGTNTFSPTTATNTLTTQIKASSASNTSAVSTKPSDRLTTSTTTSISATATTPAPTFSPTPTTTPVPTSSPEPTTTPVPPYSPEPTTTAASTSPPEQTTTPDPTTTPAPTSSPQRITDPVPASSPEQTTDPVPTSSPDSTTDPAPTSSPEPTTDPVPTSSPEPTTDPVSTSPSEPTADPLPTSSPEQTTDHLPTYSPEPTTDPVPTSSPEPTTGPIPSSSPEPTTDLLPTSSTTEHVPASSPELTTEPATTSSPEPTTDHVPTSSPEPTTDPAPTSSPEPITDPVSISSHEHKTNPAPTSSPEQTTTHVTPYSPEPATTVVTTSSPEPTTIPSPPYSPKPTTTSSPPYSPEPTTTSAPPYSPKPTTTSAPQFTTEPTTTPASVSSPELITTPAPPYSPEPTTTLATPYSPESTTILAPQYSPEPITTPEPPYSPEQTTTPAPRYSPEPTTTPEPQYSPEPKTTTAQTYSLEPTATPEPPYSPEPNTTPAPPYSLEPTATPASPCSTESTTTPEPPYSPEPTTTSVPTSSSEPTTTSIPTSPTEPTTTPAFVSSPEPTTTHVPTSSPQPTITSTLDATTFSTTDCVSPPGIPNGTYTALSAAYNSAINYLCNPGFQLTGNNSIMCLDSGNWSELKATCTIKDCGTPPGLLNGYFTKAKTTFDSSVEYTCITGYDLNGNNTIVCLEYGNWSELRTRCEIKNCYNTPIVANGKCISNTTIYKSPAACSCDAGYTLHGDNYTECLANGSWSDVNITCTARDCGPPPELLNGSHTQGKTTFNSSIEYSCNHGYDLTGNNTIVCLENGLWNKLGATCIIKDCNLTKPILHGSCFANTTTYLSKAECSCDTGYTLHGKNFTECLSDGSWSDANITCIIKDCIPPPSLLNGSRTQGKTTFNSSIEYSCNNGYDITGNNIIVCLENGIWSKLEATCIIKDCGNYTHTLNGMVEFPNDTTYLSVANVHCIEGYRLKKEHNNSVTSEYINCTEEGLWQVSKGCELKDCGPPPSGKLSTVNAPVKTFNSSAVYTCNHGYSTYNDSTIVCNASGLWSDEAPICYDINECLDRKTCHYNANCTNTDGSFKCECQTGYRDLDGVGGQHCDDIDECSSGGDFFCATSFNQTRVCVNIDGGYVCVCNKGFTGPKCERDIDECIHNTTCGGNADCSNAFGRFTCACREGYPQGNPYLGCFEPVLLEFSGAGDRYWDIDNEIIKEYQISRRLPYFGEYVHWLRPSMDGFISLDFQPLYNQYGGENASEWRTAVQNHLVIAPLWTNIDSRNITDGGLWIHLFTDRQKNNVDIEKIQQLVRQYTNQTEFIVSVALVATWKHVTVHSPYEPGYELVKHQNLSMQCILASDGMYTYIIFNYDREQFSIKPLSEVPVASGFTNLNYTGVILSNRKNFTRLNQESNVKPDFAGRWLYNVTVITESMKNEILCQRFFDSNKDGLKTLIKKELEFALPCPCQEVLMIEDYTFNRNDSLRPGFGDHMTCYESWFFSAYGIKQRCCYMFSKLQTQYPGAVAAEFENKTLAELLEKGYNQCCSSGVSQKFCHLYQEINPPDDCSKYTISDEIPLRADIMQDDLGVEKQHEDTRGEGMMGHFVRSVRKMFGL, encoded by the exons ATGATCGGTTTTGTTATACTAGTATTTCTTGAAATACAATGTGTTCTGCTTAAGCATGGAAGTACAG CGACAACATTCAAAGCTACAACGTCTGCACCGACAACAGCGTCCTACATATCAGTAGCAGAAGCGGTAACACAAGACACAACGTCTTCACCACCAACTGCGTTCAACACAACAACCACAAAAGCGGAAAATCCAGGGATAACCACTCCtgcaactacaacaacaaccaaCATAACAACAACAGAATCGGAAACATATGGGACAAACACGTTTTCTCCGACAACAGCAACCAATACATTAACTACACAAATAAAAGCATCATCTGCATCAAACACTTCGGCTGTTTCAACAAAACCGTCTGATCGATTAACAACTTCCACGACAACATCAATATCTGCAACAGCAACTACACCTGCACCGACATTTTCACCGACACCAACAACTACACCTGTACCGACATCTTCACCTGAACCAACAACTACACCGGTACCGCCATATTCACCTGAACCAACAACTACAGCTGCATCAACATCTCCACCTGAACAAACAACTACACCTGATCCAACAACTACACCTGCACCGACATCTTCACCTCAACGAATAACTGATCCTGTACCGGCATCTTCACCTGAACAAACAACTGATCCTGTACCGACATCTTCACCTGATTCAACAACTGATCCTGCACCGACATCTTCACCTGAACCAACAACTGATCCTGTACCGACATCTTCACCTGAACCAACAACTGATCCTGTATCGACATCACCATCTGAACCAACAGCTGATCCTCTACCGACATCTTCACCTGAACAAACAACTGATCATCTACCGACATATTCACCTGAACCAACAACTGATCCTGTACCGACGTCTTCACCTGAACCAACAACAGGTCCTATACCGTCCTCTTCACCTGAACCAACAACTGATCTCCTACCGACATCTTCTACAACTGAGCATGTACCGGCATCTTCACCTGAATTAACAACTGAACCTGCAACGACATCTTCACCTGAACCAACAACTGATCATGTACCGACATCTTCACCTGAACCAACTACTGATCCAGCACCTACATCTTCACCTGAACCAATAACTGATCCTGTATCGATATCTTCACATGAACATAAAACAAATCCCGCACCGACATCTTCACCTGAACAAACAACTACACATGTAACGCCATATTCACCTGAACCAGCAACTACAGTTGTAACGACATCTTCACCTGAACCAACAACTATACCTTCACCGCCATATTCACCTAAACCAACAACTACATCTTCACCGCCATATTCACCTGAACCAACAACTACATCTGCACCGCCATATTCACCTAAACCAACAACTACGTCTGCACCGCAATTTACAACTGAACCAACAACTACACCTGCATCTGTATCTTCTCCTGAACTAATAACTACACCTGCACCGCCATATTCACCTGAACCAACAACTACACTTGCAACGCCATATTCACCTGAATCAACAACTATACTTGCACCGCAATATTCACCTGAACCAATAACTACACCTGAACCGCCATATTCACCTGAACAAACAACTACACCTGCACCGCGATATTCACCTGAACCAACAACTACACCTGAACCACAATATTCACCTGAACCAAAAACTACAACTGCACAGACATATTCACTTGAACCAACAGCTACACCTGAACCGCCATATTCACCTGAACCAAACACTACACCTGCACCGCCATATTCACTTGAACCAACAGCTACACCTGCTTCGCCTTGTTCAACTGAATCAACAACTACACCTGAACCTCCATATTCACCTGAACCAACAACTACATCTGTACCGACATCTTCATCTGAACCAACAACTACATCTATACCGACATCTCCAACTGAACCAACAACTACACCTGCATTTGTATCTTCTCCTGAACCAACAACTACACATGTGCCGACTTCTTCACCTCAACCAACAATTACTTCAACGTTAGACGCAACAACATTTTCCACTACAG ATTGTGTTTCACCACCCGGAATTCCTAATGGAACTTACACAGCTTTGAGCGCAGCCTATAATTCAGCCATTAACTATCTGTGCAACCCAGGCTTCCAACTGACTGGAAACAACTCCATAATGTGTCTAGATTCCGGGAACTGGAGTGAGTTAAAGGCCACCTGCACTATTAAAG ATTGTGGAACACCTCCTGGTTTGCTGAACGGCTATTTCACAAAAGCAAAGACAACTTTCGATTCATCAGTTGAATACACGTGCATAACCGGGTATGACCTTAATGGAAACAACACCATTGTATGCCTTGAATATGGGAACTGGAGTGAACTCAGGACACGGTGCGAGATAAAAA ATTGTTATAATACTCCAATTGTTGCAAACGGAAAGTGCATCTCCAATACCACCATATATAAGTCGCCTGCCGCCTGTTCGTGTGACGCAGGATACACATTGCATGGGGACAACTATACAGAGTGTCTAGCCAATGGATCGTGGAGTGATGTCAATATCACATGTACTGCCAGGG ACTGTGGACCACCGCCTGAGTTGCTGAACGGCTCTCACACTCAAGGGAAAACAACTTTCAATTCATCGATTGAATACTCGTGCAACCATGGATATGACTTGACTGGAAACAACACCATTGTGTGTTTGGAAAATGGACTTTGGAATAAGCTGGGGGCTACATGCATCATTAAAG ATTGCAACTTAACTAAACCTATATTGCACGGATCGTGTTTCGCCAATACCACAACATACCTGTCTAAGGCTGAGTGTTCGTGTGATACAGGATACACATTGCACGGAAAAAACTTTACTGAGTGTCTTTCCGATGGATCATGGAGTGACGCCAATATCACTTGTATCATCAAAG ACTGTATACCACCGCCTTCGTTGCTGAACGGCTCTCGCACGCAAGGGAAAACAACTTTCAATTCATCGATTGAATACTCGTGCAACAATGGATATGACATAACTGGAAACAACATCATTGTGTGTTTAGAAAATGGAATTTGGAGTAAACTAGAGGCTACATGCATCATTAAAG ATTGCGGAAACTATACCCATACGCTGAATGGCATGGTTGAGTTTCCGAACGATACAACTTACCTGTCCGTTGCCAATGTCCACTGCATTGAAGGATATAGACTGAAGAAGGAACACAATAACAGCGTTACATCAGAGTACATTAACTGCACTGAAGAAGGTCTCTGGCAGGTCTCAAAAGGCTGCGAACTAAAAG ACTGTGGTCCACCACCAAGTGGCAAACTATCAACAGTGAACGCACCAGTGAAGACTTTCAACTCATCAGCTGTGTACACGTGTAATCATGGGTACAGCACATACAATGACTCAACAATCGTTTGTAATGCAAGCGGGCTATGGAGTGATGAAGCACCAATATGTTATG ATATCAACGAGTGTCTTGACAGAAAGACATGTCACTACAACGCTAACTGTACCAACACTGACGGGAGCTTTAAGTGCGAATGTCAGACCGGATACAGAGACCTGGATGGGGTCGGTGGACAACACTGTGATG ATATAGACGAGTGTTCTTCTGGTGGCGATTTCTTTTGCGCAACATCCTTCAACCAGACACGTGTTTGTGTGAATATTGACGGAGGATACGTGTGTGTTTGCAACAAGGGATTTACTGGACCCAAATGTGAACGCG ATATTGATGAATGCATTCATAATACAACGTGCGGAGGAAATGCGGATTGTTCCAACGCGTTTGGTAGATTCACCTGTGCATGCCGTGAAGGCTATCCACAGGGAAACCCCTATCTGGGCTGCTTCG AACCGGTTTTACTGGAGTTCAGTGGAGCGGGAGACAGATACTGGGATATAGACAACGAAATAATCAAGGAGTATCAAATCTCAAGACGGCTGCCGTACTTCGGGGAGTATGTGCACTGGTTAAGG CCAAGCATGGACGGATTCATATCGCTAGATTTCCAACCATTGTACAATCAATATGGAGGTGAAAATGCAAGCGAGTGGAGGACAGCTGTTCAGAACCACTTGGTGATTGCACCGTTATGGACAAACATTGACAGCAGAAATATTACAGACGGAGGACTTTGGATTCACCTTTTTACCGACCGCCAAAAGAACAATGTAGACATTGAGAAAATCCAACAACTCGTTCGTCAATACACCAACCAGACTGAGTTCATTGTTAGTGTGGCCCTGGTCGCCACGTGGAAACACGTGACTGTCCACTCGCCCTATGAACCCGGATATGAACTCGTCAAGCATCAG AACCTGTCGATGCAGTGTATTCTGGCATCAGACGGAATGTACACGTACATCATATTCAACTACGACCGGGAACAGTTTAGTATCAAACCGTTATCAGAAGTACCCGTTGCCAGTggtttcacaaatctaaattACACGGGAGTCATTTTGTCCAACAGAAAAAACTTCACGCGACTTAATCAAGAATCCAATGTTAAGCCAG ATTTTGCTGGAAGGTGGCTCTATAATGTTACAGTCATCACTGAATCCATGAAAAATGAAATCCTTTGCCAAAGATTCTTCGACAGTAATAAAGATGGTCTGAAAACACTGATCAAGAAGGAGCTGGAGTTTGCCCTGCCATGTCCGTGTCAGGAAGTCCTTATGATCGAA GACTACACTTTCAACCGCAATGACTCCCTACGCCCCGGGTTTGGAGACCATATGACATGTTACGAGTCCTGGTTCTTCAGCGCCTATGGCATCAAACAAAGATGCTGCTACAT GTTCAGCAAACTGCAGACGCAGTACCCGGGTGCAGTAGCAGCGgagtttgaaaacaaaacacttgcCGAATTACTCGAGAAGGGTTACAATCAGTGCTGCTCTTCGGGTGTCAGCCAGAAGTTCTGTCATCTGTACCAGGAGATCAACCCGCCTGATGACTGCTCAAAATACACAATAAGCGACGAGATACCGCTAAGGGCAGACATCATGCAAGATGACCTTGGTGTTGAGAAGCAACACGAGGACACCCGCGGCGAGGGGATGATGGGCCACTTCGTCAGAAGTGTGCGAAAAATGTTTGGATTGTAA
- the LOC127853188 gene encoding uncharacterized protein LOC127853188 isoform X2 yields MIGFVILVFLEIQCVLLKHGSTATTFKATTSAPTTASYISVAEAVTQDTTSSPPTAFNTTTTKAENPGITTPATTTTTNITTTESETYGTNTFSPTTATNTLTTQIKASSASNTSAVSTKPSDRLTTSTTTSISATATTPAPTFSPTPTTTPVPTSSPEPTTTPVPPYSPEPTTTAASTSPPEQTTTPDPTTTPAPTSSPQRITDPVPASSPEPTTDPVPTSSPEPTTDPVSTSPSEPTADPLPTSSPEQTTDHLPTYSPEPTTDPVPTSSPEPTTGPIPSSSPEPTTDLLPTSSTTEHVPASSPELTTEPATTSSPEPTTDHVPTSSPEPTTDPAPTSSPEPITDPVSISSHEHKTNPAPTSSPEQTTTHVTPYSPEPATTVVTTSSPEPTTIPSPPYSPKPTTTSSPPYSPEPTTTSAPPYSPKPTTTSAPQFTTEPTTTPASVSSPELITTPAPPYSPEPTTTLATPYSPESTTILAPQYSPEPITTPEPPYSPEQTTTPAPRYSPEPTTTPEPQYSPEPKTTTAQTYSLEPTATPEPPYSPEPNTTPAPPYSLEPTATPASPCSTESTTTPEPPYSPEPTTTSVPTSSSEPTTTSIPTSPTEPTTTPAFVSSPEPTTTHVPTSSPQPTITSTLDATTFSTTDCVSPPGIPNGTYTALSAAYNSAINYLCNPGFQLTGNNSIMCLDSGNWSELKATCTIKDCGTPPGLLNGYFTKAKTTFDSSVEYTCITGYDLNGNNTIVCLEYGNWSELRTRCEIKNCYNTPIVANGKCISNTTIYKSPAACSCDAGYTLHGDNYTECLANGSWSDVNITCTARDCGPPPELLNGSHTQGKTTFNSSIEYSCNHGYDLTGNNTIVCLENGLWNKLGATCIIKDCNLTKPILHGSCFANTTTYLSKAECSCDTGYTLHGKNFTECLSDGSWSDANITCIIKDCGAPPGLMNAFFTQGGTTYHSSIEYTCITGYDLIGNNTIVCLETGHWSELETKCEIKHCSSPPELLNGSYTQGKTTFNSSIEYSCNNGYDFTGNNIIVCMENGLWSKLEATCIIKDCNLTKPISHGSCFANTTTYQSKAECLCDAGYTLHGENFTECLSDGSWSDANITCIIKDCIPPPSLLNGSRTQGKTTFNSSIEYSCNNGYDITGNNIIVCLENGIWSKLEATCIIKDCGNYTHTLNGMVEFPNDTTYLSVANVHCIEGYRLKKEHNNSVTSEYINCTEEGLWQVSKGCELKDCGPPPSGKLSTVNAPVKTFNSSAVYTCNHGYSTYNDSTIVCNASGLWSDEAPICYDINECLDRKTCHYNANCTNTDGSFKCECQTGYRDLDGVGGQHCDDIDECSSGGDFFCATSFNQTRVCVNIDGGYVCVCNKGFTGPKCERDIDECIHNTTCGGNADCSNAFGRFTCACREGYPQGNPYLGCFEPVLLEFSGAGDRYWDIDNEIIKEYQISRRLPYFGEYVHWLRPSMDGFISLDFQPLYNQYGGENASEWRTAVQNHLVIAPLWTNIDSRNITDGGLWIHLFTDRQKNNVDIEKIQQLVRQYTNQTEFIVSVALVATWKHVTVHSPYEPGYELVKHQNLSMQCILASDGMYTYIIFNYDREQFSIKPLSEVPVASGFTNLNYTGVILSNRKNFTRLNQESNVKPDFAGRWLYNVTVITESMKNEILCQRFFDSNKDGLKTLIKKELEFALPCPCQEVLMIEDYTFNRNDSLRPGFGDHMTCYESWFFSAYGIKQRCCYMFSKLQTQYPGAVAAEFENKTLAELLEKGYNQCCSSGVSQKFCHLYQEINPPDDCSKYTISDEIPLRADIMQDDLGVEKQHEDTRGEGMMGHFVRSVRKMFGL; encoded by the exons ATGATCGGTTTTGTTATACTAGTATTTCTTGAAATACAATGTGTTCTGCTTAAGCATGGAAGTACAG CGACAACATTCAAAGCTACAACGTCTGCACCGACAACAGCGTCCTACATATCAGTAGCAGAAGCGGTAACACAAGACACAACGTCTTCACCACCAACTGCGTTCAACACAACAACCACAAAAGCGGAAAATCCAGGGATAACCACTCCtgcaactacaacaacaaccaaCATAACAACAACAGAATCGGAAACATATGGGACAAACACGTTTTCTCCGACAACAGCAACCAATACATTAACTACACAAATAAAAGCATCATCTGCATCAAACACTTCGGCTGTTTCAACAAAACCGTCTGATCGATTAACAACTTCCACGACAACATCAATATCTGCAACAGCAACTACACCTGCACCGACATTTTCACCGACACCAACAACTACACCTGTACCGACATCTTCACCTGAACCAACAACTACACCGGTACCGCCATATTCACCTGAACCAACAACTACAGCTGCATCAACATCTCCACCTGAACAAACAACTACACCTGATCCAACAACTACACCTGCACCGACATCTTCACCTCAACGAATAACTGATCCTGTACCGGCATCTTCAC CTGAACCAACAACTGATCCTGTACCGACATCTTCACCTGAACCAACAACTGATCCTGTATCGACATCACCATCTGAACCAACAGCTGATCCTCTACCGACATCTTCACCTGAACAAACAACTGATCATCTACCGACATATTCACCTGAACCAACAACTGATCCTGTACCGACGTCTTCACCTGAACCAACAACAGGTCCTATACCGTCCTCTTCACCTGAACCAACAACTGATCTCCTACCGACATCTTCTACAACTGAGCATGTACCGGCATCTTCACCTGAATTAACAACTGAACCTGCAACGACATCTTCACCTGAACCAACAACTGATCATGTACCGACATCTTCACCTGAACCAACTACTGATCCAGCACCTACATCTTCACCTGAACCAATAACTGATCCTGTATCGATATCTTCACATGAACATAAAACAAATCCCGCACCGACATCTTCACCTGAACAAACAACTACACATGTAACGCCATATTCACCTGAACCAGCAACTACAGTTGTAACGACATCTTCACCTGAACCAACAACTATACCTTCACCGCCATATTCACCTAAACCAACAACTACATCTTCACCGCCATATTCACCTGAACCAACAACTACATCTGCACCGCCATATTCACCTAAACCAACAACTACGTCTGCACCGCAATTTACAACTGAACCAACAACTACACCTGCATCTGTATCTTCTCCTGAACTAATAACTACACCTGCACCGCCATATTCACCTGAACCAACAACTACACTTGCAACGCCATATTCACCTGAATCAACAACTATACTTGCACCGCAATATTCACCTGAACCAATAACTACACCTGAACCGCCATATTCACCTGAACAAACAACTACACCTGCACCGCGATATTCACCTGAACCAACAACTACACCTGAACCACAATATTCACCTGAACCAAAAACTACAACTGCACAGACATATTCACTTGAACCAACAGCTACACCTGAACCGCCATATTCACCTGAACCAAACACTACACCTGCACCGCCATATTCACTTGAACCAACAGCTACACCTGCTTCGCCTTGTTCAACTGAATCAACAACTACACCTGAACCTCCATATTCACCTGAACCAACAACTACATCTGTACCGACATCTTCATCTGAACCAACAACTACATCTATACCGACATCTCCAACTGAACCAACAACTACACCTGCATTTGTATCTTCTCCTGAACCAACAACTACACATGTGCCGACTTCTTCACCTCAACCAACAATTACTTCAACGTTAGACGCAACAACATTTTCCACTACAG ATTGTGTTTCACCACCCGGAATTCCTAATGGAACTTACACAGCTTTGAGCGCAGCCTATAATTCAGCCATTAACTATCTGTGCAACCCAGGCTTCCAACTGACTGGAAACAACTCCATAATGTGTCTAGATTCCGGGAACTGGAGTGAGTTAAAGGCCACCTGCACTATTAAAG ATTGTGGAACACCTCCTGGTTTGCTGAACGGCTATTTCACAAAAGCAAAGACAACTTTCGATTCATCAGTTGAATACACGTGCATAACCGGGTATGACCTTAATGGAAACAACACCATTGTATGCCTTGAATATGGGAACTGGAGTGAACTCAGGACACGGTGCGAGATAAAAA ATTGTTATAATACTCCAATTGTTGCAAACGGAAAGTGCATCTCCAATACCACCATATATAAGTCGCCTGCCGCCTGTTCGTGTGACGCAGGATACACATTGCATGGGGACAACTATACAGAGTGTCTAGCCAATGGATCGTGGAGTGATGTCAATATCACATGTACTGCCAGGG ACTGTGGACCACCGCCTGAGTTGCTGAACGGCTCTCACACTCAAGGGAAAACAACTTTCAATTCATCGATTGAATACTCGTGCAACCATGGATATGACTTGACTGGAAACAACACCATTGTGTGTTTGGAAAATGGACTTTGGAATAAGCTGGGGGCTACATGCATCATTAAAG ATTGCAACTTAACTAAACCTATATTGCACGGATCGTGTTTCGCCAATACCACAACATACCTGTCTAAGGCTGAGTGTTCGTGTGATACAGGATACACATTGCACGGAAAAAACTTTACTGAGTGTCTTTCCGATGGATCATGGAGTGACGCCAATATCACTTGTATCATCAAAG ATTGTGGAGCACCTCCTGGACTGATGAACGCATTTTTCACTCAAGGAGGGACGACTTACCATTCATCAATTGAATACACGTGCATAACTGGGTACGATCTAATTGGAAATAACACCATTGTGTGCCTTGAAACCGGGCACTGGAGTGAACTCGAGACCAAATGCGAGATAAAAC ACTGTAGTTCACCGCCGGAGTTGCTGAACGGCTCTTATACTCAAGGGAAAACAACTTTCAATTCATCGATTGAATACTCGTGCAATAACGGATATGACTTTACTGGAAACAATATAATTGTGTGTATGGAAAATGGTCTTTGGAGTAAACTAGAGGCTACATGCATCATTAAAG ATTGCAACTTAACTAAACCTATATCGCACGGATCGTGTTTCGCCAATACCACAACATACCAGTCTAAGGCTGAGTGTTTGTGTGATGCAGGATACACATTGCATGGAGAAAACTTTACTGAATGTCTTTCCGATGGATCATGGAGTGACGCCAATATCACTTGTATCATCAAAG ACTGTATACCACCGCCTTCGTTGCTGAACGGCTCTCGCACGCAAGGGAAAACAACTTTCAATTCATCGATTGAATACTCGTGCAACAATGGATATGACATAACTGGAAACAACATCATTGTGTGTTTAGAAAATGGAATTTGGAGTAAACTAGAGGCTACATGCATCATTAAAG ATTGCGGAAACTATACCCATACGCTGAATGGCATGGTTGAGTTTCCGAACGATACAACTTACCTGTCCGTTGCCAATGTCCACTGCATTGAAGGATATAGACTGAAGAAGGAACACAATAACAGCGTTACATCAGAGTACATTAACTGCACTGAAGAAGGTCTCTGGCAGGTCTCAAAAGGCTGCGAACTAAAAG ACTGTGGTCCACCACCAAGTGGCAAACTATCAACAGTGAACGCACCAGTGAAGACTTTCAACTCATCAGCTGTGTACACGTGTAATCATGGGTACAGCACATACAATGACTCAACAATCGTTTGTAATGCAAGCGGGCTATGGAGTGATGAAGCACCAATATGTTATG ATATCAACGAGTGTCTTGACAGAAAGACATGTCACTACAACGCTAACTGTACCAACACTGACGGGAGCTTTAAGTGCGAATGTCAGACCGGATACAGAGACCTGGATGGGGTCGGTGGACAACACTGTGATG ATATAGACGAGTGTTCTTCTGGTGGCGATTTCTTTTGCGCAACATCCTTCAACCAGACACGTGTTTGTGTGAATATTGACGGAGGATACGTGTGTGTTTGCAACAAGGGATTTACTGGACCCAAATGTGAACGCG ATATTGATGAATGCATTCATAATACAACGTGCGGAGGAAATGCGGATTGTTCCAACGCGTTTGGTAGATTCACCTGTGCATGCCGTGAAGGCTATCCACAGGGAAACCCCTATCTGGGCTGCTTCG AACCGGTTTTACTGGAGTTCAGTGGAGCGGGAGACAGATACTGGGATATAGACAACGAAATAATCAAGGAGTATCAAATCTCAAGACGGCTGCCGTACTTCGGGGAGTATGTGCACTGGTTAAGG CCAAGCATGGACGGATTCATATCGCTAGATTTCCAACCATTGTACAATCAATATGGAGGTGAAAATGCAAGCGAGTGGAGGACAGCTGTTCAGAACCACTTGGTGATTGCACCGTTATGGACAAACATTGACAGCAGAAATATTACAGACGGAGGACTTTGGATTCACCTTTTTACCGACCGCCAAAAGAACAATGTAGACATTGAGAAAATCCAACAACTCGTTCGTCAATACACCAACCAGACTGAGTTCATTGTTAGTGTGGCCCTGGTCGCCACGTGGAAACACGTGACTGTCCACTCGCCCTATGAACCCGGATATGAACTCGTCAAGCATCAG AACCTGTCGATGCAGTGTATTCTGGCATCAGACGGAATGTACACGTACATCATATTCAACTACGACCGGGAACAGTTTAGTATCAAACCGTTATCAGAAGTACCCGTTGCCAGTggtttcacaaatctaaattACACGGGAGTCATTTTGTCCAACAGAAAAAACTTCACGCGACTTAATCAAGAATCCAATGTTAAGCCAG ATTTTGCTGGAAGGTGGCTCTATAATGTTACAGTCATCACTGAATCCATGAAAAATGAAATCCTTTGCCAAAGATTCTTCGACAGTAATAAAGATGGTCTGAAAACACTGATCAAGAAGGAGCTGGAGTTTGCCCTGCCATGTCCGTGTCAGGAAGTCCTTATGATCGAA GACTACACTTTCAACCGCAATGACTCCCTACGCCCCGGGTTTGGAGACCATATGACATGTTACGAGTCCTGGTTCTTCAGCGCCTATGGCATCAAACAAAGATGCTGCTACAT GTTCAGCAAACTGCAGACGCAGTACCCGGGTGCAGTAGCAGCGgagtttgaaaacaaaacacttgcCGAATTACTCGAGAAGGGTTACAATCAGTGCTGCTCTTCGGGTGTCAGCCAGAAGTTCTGTCATCTGTACCAGGAGATCAACCCGCCTGATGACTGCTCAAAATACACAATAAGCGACGAGATACCGCTAAGGGCAGACATCATGCAAGATGACCTTGGTGTTGAGAAGCAACACGAGGACACCCGCGGCGAGGGGATGATGGGCCACTTCGTCAGAAGTGTGCGAAAAATGTTTGGATTGTAA